The genomic region GCATATATGTTAAATCTACAATGACGGAATTTTCGTTGATTTTTTCGACAATTCCTCGGAGACCACCTTTGAATTCTATGATATCTCCTATATTTGCTTTTTTCATGTGCCAATCTCCCTCCAATAAGTTTCAATTACCATATTATATACAGTTTGCCTTATTCCTGTGAAAAGGTAAATAGTTTTTAGAAAATTCACTTATAAAATAGACATTTTCATGCTTTTGTAAAAAGAGATTGAAACTTTTTACTATGAACGTTATTCTTTTTGTGGAGAAGTATGAAAGGTAGTGACAAAATGACTGAAGAACAATGTTTAAGCG from Bacillus spongiae harbors:
- a CDS encoding YkvS family protein, translated to MKKANIGDIIEFKGGLRGIVEKINENSVIVDLTYMPHYRELELEEKTVINHKNYKIIESSTN